Proteins encoded in a region of the Photobacterium angustum genome:
- the secG gene encoding preprotein translocase subunit SecG, which translates to MYEILLVIYLVAALGVIGLVLVQQGKGADMGASFGAGASGTLFGSSGSGNFLTRMTTVLAAIFFVISLVLGNMSAKQATEGSGWDNLTAPATTQPVVEKTKTEKAPSTDEIPQ; encoded by the coding sequence ATGTACGAAATTCTACTTGTGATTTATCTTGTCGCCGCGCTTGGTGTAATTGGCCTAGTTTTGGTACAGCAAGGTAAAGGCGCAGATATGGGAGCCTCATTTGGGGCTGGAGCATCAGGCACATTGTTTGGCTCTAGCGGTTCCGGTAACTTTTTAACCCGAATGACAACAGTTTTAGCTGCAATTTTCTTTGTTATCAGCCTTGTTCTTGGCAACATGAGTGCAAAACAAGCAACAGAGGGAAGTGGTTGGGATAACCTAACTGCACCAGCGACAACACAACCTGTTGTGGAAAAAACAAAAACTGAGAAGGCTCCATCAACGGATGAGATCCCTCAGTAA
- the truB gene encoding tRNA pseudouridine(55) synthase TruB: protein MARRRKGRPINGVILVDKPTGISSNDTLQKVKRIFFAQKAGHTGALDPLATGMLPICFGEATKFSQFLLDSDKRYRVIAKLGERTDTSDSDGEVVETRDVNVNREQLEACIDKFRGTTDQIPSMYSALKYKGRKLYEYAREGVEVPRESRKITVYSVDLLRFDNDEVEMELHVSKGTYIRTIVDDLGEMLGCGAHVIMLRRTGVSNFPYERMVTIEQLQAMLDDAKANEIEPGSVLDALLLPTDTAVQDLPEVNISAEIAVHVLNGNPVYADNVPAKGTLVRISVGSEREFIGVGTIDLKGMLAPKRVMANEHQQD, encoded by the coding sequence ATGGCACGTCGTCGTAAAGGTCGCCCAATTAACGGTGTCATTTTAGTTGATAAGCCTACGGGAATTAGTTCAAACGATACCTTACAGAAAGTAAAACGTATCTTTTTTGCTCAAAAGGCGGGCCATACTGGTGCGCTTGATCCTTTGGCGACGGGTATGCTGCCCATCTGTTTTGGTGAAGCAACAAAGTTCTCTCAGTTCTTGTTAGATTCTGATAAACGCTATCGTGTGATCGCAAAGCTGGGCGAACGTACAGATACTTCTGATTCTGACGGTGAAGTGGTAGAAACACGTGATGTAAACGTTAATCGTGAGCAACTCGAAGCGTGTATTGATAAGTTCCGCGGTACAACTGATCAGATCCCATCGATGTATTCTGCGCTGAAGTACAAAGGGCGTAAATTATACGAATATGCGCGTGAAGGCGTCGAGGTTCCTCGTGAATCACGAAAAATCACTGTTTATTCTGTTGATTTACTGCGTTTTGATAATGATGAAGTTGAAATGGAACTTCATGTATCAAAAGGTACTTATATTCGTACTATTGTTGATGATCTTGGCGAAATGTTAGGTTGTGGTGCTCACGTCATTATGTTGCGTCGTACAGGCGTTTCTAACTTCCCGTACGAACGCATGGTTACTATTGAGCAGTTACAAGCGATGCTTGATGATGCAAAAGCCAATGAGATAGAGCCAGGCTCTGTGTTGGACGCCTTATTGCTACCAACCGATACTGCTGTACAAGATTTGCCTGAAGTGAATATCAGTGCTGAGATTGCGGTGCATGTGCTTAATGGTAATCCGGTATATGCTGACAATGTTCCTGCAAAAGGGACGTTAGTACGCATTTCTGTTGGTTCTGAGCGTGAGTTTATTGGTGTGGGTACTATCGATCTCAAAGGTATGCTAGCGCCAAAACGCGTGATGGCGAATGAACATCAGCAAGATTAA
- the rbfA gene encoding 30S ribosome-binding factor RbfA, with the protein MAKEFSRTQRVAQQLQKELAVILQREIKDPAIAMTTISSVDVSRDMNYAKIYVTFFPIGEQTAEGSLEALREMAPYIRSLLGKEIRLRVTPELNFIFDQSLTEGMRISNLVSKAVRDDEDRRGDEDEEKGEE; encoded by the coding sequence ATGGCAAAAGAATTTAGCCGTACCCAACGTGTAGCACAGCAGCTACAAAAAGAATTAGCTGTAATTCTACAGCGTGAAATCAAAGATCCAGCGATCGCAATGACAACGATTTCAAGCGTTGATGTATCACGTGATATGAATTACGCCAAAATCTATGTGACGTTTTTCCCAATCGGTGAGCAAACTGCTGAAGGTAGCCTAGAAGCATTACGTGAAATGGCGCCTTACATTCGTTCACTATTAGGTAAAGAGATCCGTTTACGTGTAACCCCTGAGCTGAACTTTATTTTTGATCAGTCTCTAACAGAAGGTATGCGTATTTCAAACCTAGTATCGAAAGCGGTACGTGACGATGAAGATCGTCGTGGTGATGAAGACGAAGAGAAAGGCGAGGAGTAA
- the nusA gene encoding transcription termination factor NusA — MNKEILAVVEAVSNEKAVPRERIFEALEIALATATKKKHEAEIDVRVAIDRKTGEFETFRRWKAVEEVTQPTLEITLEAAQFEDPTIVAGDYVEDDIESVTFDRITTQTAKQVIVQKVREAERAQIVEQFIDNEGELITGIVKKVNRDAVIIDLGNNAEAVIQRDDQLPRENFRPGDRVRGLLYKVAPEARGFQLFMTRSKPEMLSELFRIEVPEMGEELIELMGAARDPGSRAKIAVKTNDKRIDPVGACVGMRGARVQAVSGELGGERIDIVLWDENPAQYVINAMAPAEVDSIIVDEDNHTMDIAVQKDNLAQAIGRSGQNVRLASQLTGWELNVMTVEDLQKKHQEEAKESIEVFTKHLDIDEEFATVLVEEGFTTLEEIAYVPVSELMDVDGLDEEIIDQLRSRAKAALTTLALAKEETLDGAEPAEDLLGLEGLERELAFKFAAKGICTLEDLADQGTDDLTDIEGVDDAKAGELIMAARNICWFSDEA, encoded by the coding sequence ATGAACAAAGAAATTTTGGCTGTCGTAGAAGCGGTATCCAACGAAAAAGCTGTTCCTCGTGAGCGTATTTTTGAAGCATTAGAAATCGCACTTGCAACAGCAACTAAAAAGAAACATGAAGCAGAAATTGATGTACGTGTTGCAATTGATCGTAAAACGGGTGAGTTTGAAACTTTCCGTCGCTGGAAAGCGGTAGAAGAAGTAACTCAACCAACGCTTGAGATCACTCTTGAAGCGGCACAGTTTGAAGATCCGACAATTGTTGCTGGCGATTACGTTGAAGATGATATTGAATCTGTAACGTTTGACCGTATTACGACACAAACTGCAAAACAAGTTATCGTACAAAAAGTACGTGAAGCTGAACGTGCTCAAATTGTTGAGCAATTTATCGATAATGAAGGTGAGTTAATCACTGGTATCGTTAAAAAAGTAAACCGTGATGCGGTTATTATCGATCTAGGTAATAACGCTGAAGCTGTTATCCAACGTGATGATCAGCTTCCACGTGAAAACTTCCGTCCGGGTGACCGTGTACGTGGTCTGCTATACAAAGTTGCGCCAGAAGCGCGTGGCTTCCAGTTATTCATGACACGTTCTAAGCCAGAAATGCTTTCTGAGCTATTCCGTATTGAAGTGCCAGAAATGGGCGAAGAGCTTATTGAACTAATGGGCGCTGCACGCGATCCTGGTTCTCGTGCAAAAATCGCAGTAAAAACTAACGATAAGCGTATTGACCCTGTGGGTGCGTGTGTTGGTATGCGTGGTGCACGTGTTCAAGCGGTTTCTGGTGAGCTTGGCGGCGAGCGTATTGATATCGTGCTTTGGGATGAGAATCCAGCGCAATACGTGATCAATGCTATGGCTCCTGCTGAAGTTGATTCAATCATTGTTGATGAAGATAACCATACGATGGATATCGCAGTGCAGAAAGATAATCTAGCACAAGCGATTGGTCGCAGTGGTCAGAACGTACGTCTAGCCTCTCAACTTACTGGTTGGGAACTAAACGTAATGACGGTTGAAGATCTTCAGAAGAAACACCAAGAAGAAGCGAAAGAGTCAATTGAAGTGTTTACTAAGCACCTAGATATTGATGAAGAGTTCGCAACGGTATTGGTTGAAGAAGGTTTCACTACATTAGAAGAAATTGCTTACGTTCCAGTAAGTGAGCTAATGGATGTTGATGGTCTTGATGAAGAGATTATCGATCAACTACGTAGTCGTGCAAAAGCTGCATTAACTACGCTTGCGCTTGCTAAAGAAGAAACGCTTGACGGTGCTGAGCCAGCTGAAGACTTACTAGGTCTTGAAGGTTTAGAGCGTGAATTGGCGTTCAAATTTGCAGCGAAAGGTATTTGTACGCTTGAAGATCTTGCTGATCAGGGAACTGATGACTTGACCGACATTGAAGGCGTGGACGATGCAAAAGCGGGTGAGCTAATTATGGCTGCGCGTAATATTTGCTGGTTCAGTGACGAAGCGTAA
- the infB gene encoding translation initiation factor IF-2, which translates to MSEVTVKTLAEEIGTPIDRLLQQLSEAGIAKKADENVSQTEKQALLNHLQKEHGGNSNTDGAPNRLTLQRKTRSTLSVSGSGGKNKNVQVEVRKKRTYVKRSALEEEQRAAEEAVKREAEEAAKREAEATAKKAAEEAAKREAEEAAKRAKEEQSKAEESAKREAEEKAKRDAEEKANRTKQDKRKAEEKALRAVADKQAKLDAEALQRRLEEEAKRKAEEESQRQLEEARKMAEQNEKNGVKPDQNVSMEKSDYHTTTSTYARAAEDEQDRKEETSRRRKKKKPAAKQDERGGRGGRNQRGRGKPQMNKPSSMQHGFDKTAQVAKQDVVIGETIVVSELANKMSVKGVEVIKVMMKMGAMATINQVIDQETAALVAEEMGHKVVLRKENELEESVLSDRNADDLAKVSRAPVVTIMGHVDHGKTSTLDYIRKAHVASGEAGGITQHIGAYHVETDNGMITFLDTPGHAAFTAMRARGAQATDIVVLVVAADDGVMPQTIEAIQHAKAAGVPLIVAVNKIDKEDANPDNVKNELAQYDVIPEEWGGENMFVHISAKQGTNIEGLLEAILLQSEVLELTAASEGMAKGVVVESRLDKGRGPVATVLVQEGTLHKGDIVLCGLEYGRVRAMRNELGQEIEEAGPSIPVEILGLSGVPASGDEATVVRDERKAREVALYRQGKFRDVKLARQQKAKLENMFSNMTAGEVAELNVVLKADVQGSVEAIADSLRKLSTDEVKVNIVGSGVGGITETDAVLAAASNAIVLGFNVRADASARRTIENENLDLRYYSIIYQLIDEVKAAMGGMLAPEFKQEIIGLAEVRDVFKSPKIGAIAGCLVTEGTIKRNNPIRVLRDNVVIYEGELESLRRFKDDVNEVKNGYECGIGVKNYNDVRVGDQIEVYEIVEIQRTLD; encoded by the coding sequence ATGTCAGAGGTTACCGTTAAAACATTGGCGGAAGAAATTGGTACGCCAATTGACCGTTTACTTCAACAGCTCTCAGAGGCAGGTATTGCTAAGAAAGCTGATGAAAATGTAAGCCAAACCGAAAAGCAGGCGTTACTTAACCATCTCCAAAAAGAGCATGGAGGTAACAGCAATACTGACGGCGCTCCAAATCGTCTTACTTTGCAACGCAAGACACGCAGTACGCTTAGTGTGTCTGGTAGCGGCGGCAAGAACAAAAATGTTCAAGTAGAAGTGCGTAAAAAGCGCACTTACGTAAAACGTTCAGCGTTGGAAGAGGAACAACGCGCAGCGGAAGAAGCTGTGAAGCGTGAAGCCGAAGAAGCCGCAAAACGTGAAGCGGAAGCTACTGCCAAAAAAGCAGCTGAAGAAGCTGCAAAACGTGAAGCTGAAGAAGCAGCTAAGCGTGCCAAAGAAGAGCAGAGTAAAGCAGAAGAATCTGCAAAACGAGAAGCGGAAGAAAAAGCAAAGCGAGACGCAGAGGAAAAGGCGAATCGTACCAAACAGGATAAGCGTAAAGCTGAAGAGAAAGCTTTACGCGCTGTTGCTGACAAACAGGCTAAACTAGATGCTGAGGCACTACAGCGTCGTCTGGAAGAGGAAGCCAAGCGAAAAGCCGAAGAAGAAAGTCAGCGCCAGCTAGAAGAGGCTCGCAAGATGGCAGAACAGAATGAAAAGAACGGGGTAAAACCTGATCAAAACGTAAGTATGGAAAAATCTGATTACCATACAACGACATCAACTTACGCACGTGCTGCGGAAGATGAACAAGACCGCAAAGAAGAAACTTCTCGCCGTCGTAAGAAGAAAAAACCAGCTGCTAAGCAAGATGAGCGCGGTGGCCGTGGTGGCCGTAACCAACGTGGTCGCGGTAAACCTCAAATGAACAAGCCAAGCTCAATGCAACATGGCTTCGACAAAACAGCGCAAGTTGCTAAGCAAGACGTTGTTATTGGCGAAACAATTGTTGTTTCTGAACTTGCTAACAAGATGTCTGTAAAAGGCGTTGAAGTTATCAAGGTGATGATGAAGATGGGCGCTATGGCGACTATCAACCAAGTTATCGACCAAGAAACAGCAGCACTTGTTGCTGAAGAAATGGGTCACAAAGTTGTTCTACGTAAAGAAAACGAGCTTGAAGAGTCAGTGCTTTCTGATCGTAACGCAGATGACCTAGCAAAAGTTTCTCGCGCTCCTGTTGTAACTATCATGGGTCACGTTGACCACGGTAAAACATCAACACTTGACTACATTCGTAAAGCGCACGTAGCTTCTGGCGAAGCGGGTGGTATTACTCAACACATCGGTGCATACCACGTTGAAACTGACAACGGCATGATCACTTTCCTTGATACTCCTGGACACGCAGCGTTTACTGCTATGCGTGCTCGTGGTGCTCAAGCGACAGATATCGTTGTACTTGTGGTTGCAGCTGACGATGGTGTGATGCCACAAACAATCGAAGCAATCCAGCACGCGAAAGCGGCAGGTGTTCCTTTGATCGTTGCGGTAAACAAGATCGATAAAGAAGATGCTAACCCAGATAACGTTAAAAATGAGCTTGCTCAATACGACGTTATTCCTGAGGAGTGGGGCGGTGAGAACATGTTTGTTCACATCTCTGCGAAACAGGGTACAAACATCGAAGGCTTACTAGAAGCTATTCTACTTCAGTCAGAAGTACTTGAACTAACAGCAGCCTCTGAAGGCATGGCTAAAGGTGTGGTTGTAGAATCACGTCTAGATAAAGGCCGTGGTCCTGTAGCGACTGTTCTTGTTCAAGAAGGTACGCTTCATAAGGGCGATATCGTTCTTTGTGGTCTAGAGTATGGTCGTGTTCGTGCGATGCGTAACGAACTAGGTCAAGAAATCGAAGAAGCGGGTCCATCTATCCCTGTAGAGATCTTAGGTCTTTCAGGCGTACCAGCATCTGGTGACGAAGCGACTGTTGTACGTGACGAGCGTAAAGCACGTGAAGTTGCACTTTACCGTCAAGGTAAATTCCGTGATGTTAAACTAGCTCGCCAGCAGAAAGCGAAACTAGAGAACATGTTCTCTAACATGACAGCTGGTGAAGTTGCAGAGCTTAACGTTGTGCTTAAGGCTGACGTTCAAGGTTCTGTAGAAGCTATCGCAGATTCTCTACGTAAACTTTCTACTGATGAAGTTAAAGTGAACATCGTAGGTTCTGGTGTTGGTGGTATTACTGAAACTGACGCAGTACTTGCAGCAGCTTCTAACGCTATCGTACTTGGTTTCAACGTTCGTGCTGATGCGTCTGCGCGTCGTACTATCGAAAATGAAAACCTAGACTTACGTTACTACTCAATCATTTACCAGCTAATTGACGAAGTTAAAGCGGCAATGGGCGGTATGCTTGCTCCTGAATTCAAGCAAGAGATCATTGGTCTTGCTGAAGTTCGTGACGTATTTAAGTCACCTAAGATCGGCGCAATCGCGGGTTGTTTGGTAACTGAAGGTACTATCAAGCGTAACAACCCTATCCGTGTTCTACGTGATAACGTAGTAATCTACGAAGGTGAGCTTGAGTCACTACGTCGCTTTAAAGATGACGTTAACGAAGTTAAGAACGGCTACGAATGTGGTATCGGCGTTAAGAACTACAATGATGTTCGCGTTGGTGACCAGATCGAAGTTTACGAAATTGTTGAAATTCAGCGTACTCTTGATTAA
- the rimP gene encoding ribosome maturation factor RimP, translating to MTALETQLTEMLEPSVLALGYELVGLEFIRAGEHSTLRVFIDHENGINVDDCAEVSRQISAVMDVEDPITVAYNLEVSSPGLERPLFKAAHYQQFVGHEANIVLKMAMGNRRKWKGDIVAVEGELITLKVDGNEESFALSNISKANLVPKF from the coding sequence TTGACAGCTTTAGAGACACAATTAACCGAAATGCTTGAGCCATCAGTATTAGCTTTAGGCTATGAACTGGTAGGTTTAGAGTTCATTCGTGCTGGTGAGCACTCCACACTTCGCGTATTTATTGACCATGAAAATGGTATCAATGTTGATGATTGCGCTGAAGTTAGTCGCCAAATTAGTGCAGTAATGGACGTTGAAGATCCAATTACTGTTGCTTATAACTTGGAAGTATCTTCCCCTGGATTGGAAAGACCACTATTCAAAGCAGCACATTATCAACAGTTTGTTGGCCACGAAGCTAACATAGTGTTAAAAATGGCGATGGGTAACCGTCGTAAGTGGAAAGGTGACATTGTCGCAGTTGAAGGCGAATTGATCACACTTAAAGTAGATGGCAATGAAGAGTCCTTTGCACTGAGCAATATCTCTAAGGCCAACCTGGTTCCAAAATTCTAA
- the rpsO gene encoding 30S ribosomal protein S15: MSLNAETKAAIVAEYAQCENDTGSPEVQVALLTAQINHLQGHFANHKHDHHSRRGLLRMVSRRRKLLDYLKGKNLDRYQDLIKRLGLRR; encoded by the coding sequence ATGTCTCTGAATGCAGAAACTAAAGCAGCAATCGTTGCAGAATACGCACAATGTGAAAATGATACTGGTTCTCCTGAAGTTCAGGTTGCACTTTTAACAGCGCAAATCAACCACCTTCAAGGTCACTTTGCTAACCACAAACACGACCACCACAGCCGTCGCGGTCTGCTACGTATGGTTTCTCGTCGTCGTAAGCTTCTAGATTACCTAAAAGGTAAGAACCTAGATCGTTACCAAGACCTAATCAAGCGTCTAGGCCTACGTCGCTAA